The Penaeus vannamei isolate JL-2024 chromosome 4, ASM4276789v1, whole genome shotgun sequence genome segment atagaaagatagagagatagatagatagatagatagatatatatatagatatatagatatatagatatatataaatttgtatatgtatatgtatatatatatagatatatatacatatctatatatatatagagagagatatagatatatacatatatatatacatatatgtatatatatatatatatatatatatatatatatatatatatatatatatatatatttatatatgtgtgtgtgtgtctgtgtgtgtgtgtgtgtgtgtgtgtgtgtgtgtgtgtgtgtgtgtgtgtgtgtgtgtgtgtacatacacacacactcacatacatacataagcacacacacacacacacacacacacaaacacacacacacacatacacacacacacacacacacatatatatatatatatatatatatatatatatatatatatatatatatattccgtaatgggtttgccagtaaggcggcgaatcgttagtatgaagaggtagataaatacggccgtgaagaatctcatctttattaatctagcagacgtttcgaaggattacatgccttcattatcaatgctgtaattaaccagatagaagggtcattagactatgtaaaaatatgaaggcgttctggttttacaaaaacgtaacagaataaacaatattaacggaaaaatatatacaaaaaatatatgaacacaatagaaaaatatataaaacatattaagagacgtaaaatcaatgttaaactaaccaaaaaaaaggaggtgtttatggagatgagcagtctagtgggtaaacaagggggtcgctgtggttaagttgtttagctctggttgcatcttttgtatcaggagggattctgaggtgatgaggtctaggcgggaggagtgagatgacaaaatactaaaatctgtggtagaaaaagggtgtgagtgtaactgggaatgctctcttattgccgagaaggatggtttgctcagcgggaggccagtcctgaaagacttgcctttatgttcggagatgcggtgacatagccatcgtgaggtggatcccacgtacctagcttgacagctaggacaggtaaataagtataccacattagaacataagtcagagctgtgatttaaaggatgttttaagaacttagctattgtgttgttgttactaaagacaaaggtaaatttaatttgggggtaattaatttgcaagagcgtttttaaccgttttctgatttcaaagcttaaatcacccatgtagggtagtttaacatatctatggtctcttttaaccgtggagacaatttgttgattggtgaatttcttacacagaaaggttttagtaattttatcacacaactgtaatgggtacccattagtaataaaaaagtttttcagaaataacagttcattatggaaggcattccaggtgctacatagattgtaggctctagttataagagttttcacactattgattttgtaaatatacgggatgtaactgagaaaatgtaggccgaggccagtgaaagtgggtttacggtaaatgctagtttggaagataccattgttgttagtgatcatagtatctaaaaatggcaattggttgtccatttgcaattcacaggtgaatttgatgctggggtgtttggcatttaggtaatctagaaaaagattaatgtgtgaagggtgcttaaagagcaggaaagtgtcgtcgatgtaccgacgataatgtaggggtttgaattcaggcgggcagttatctagccagcttttctcatggtgacatagaaatgcattagcataggaggggccaagtggagagcccatagctacgccatctgtttgtgcatataggcagtcgttaaacgtaaaaactgaatgatgggcagtgatttccaataactttttgaaggtaatcgtatccaaaccatatttgtcaagataagtattgtccaggttgttagctatcaactccgtggtctcttgtagaggcacgtttgtgaataacgactcgacatcaaaactcgccatagtgacgggttgttggaagttcagagacgtgatttctttaacaaaggatgtggaattatcaatagtatattgattggatgttaaaggggagatgatgggaacaagaaattttgcggtgttgtaattgaaagtgccaatcgaggaaatgataggccttaaagggatattaggtttatgaactttgggtagtccataaagaacaccaggtctggatccagaagtcataagagagttgtaggtgtttatgttaatggatgttttgatagtacgaagaagtctatttagtttgtcttctaaatataacagatgggtggaaatttttgtcgtgatttgtttgaattttgttttgtcactgaGAATATCCATTAACTTTTGTTCATAATCACATTTGTTTAAAATAACAACTCCTCGTCCCTTGTCTGGTTTAGTAATTACAATGGTATTGTCATTCTTAAGGGTTTGAAGTGGTGACAGGAGAACATCGGAGTCAAAACCTAGTCTCCTCTGTTGAGATAATTTTCTAAAGGAGTTGTTGGCTATAGTTGTGATGTTGTTAGTaacattgttgaagttgttgttgtagatgtcacaATTCTTTAAGGAAGCACAAAGCTTTTCAAAGTACAGGTAAAATCTGTGAAATACAAACTTAGTTTGGGGTATACAATAGTCCAGACCATAAGATAGTACATCCTTTTGTTCGTCAGTTAAAATTTTGTCAGagaaattaaatattactttatttttgtctactttcttgtttatatcaATACCTAATTTTAATAGTTTCTTGCTATGAACTGTATCCactttacgtattttcttttccacgtttccattaattaaccttgacacacaaataaaatcaagagGAGATAGTGTGGATTTTAGTAAAGTTAAATTCTTGTTAAGATCCTTAATGACAGATGTCTCTTTTTTCAACTGACTAGTAATTTCACGGTTAAGAAGTTGAAAACACCAAGAACGATATATTTCAGTACGTTCAAACATTGGGTTGTGAACTCGGAAGTTAACAAAGTTTGGGGTAACATGATAGTTTTTACAAAGTCTTAGAAACCGGATGTCCTTCTGCAGCTTCTTTGAACGGAAGGAGAGTTTCTCGGTCCTTCTGAAGATGTTGAGTGTCGTCCTGCCATATTTGTTccttatatattccgtaatgggtttgccagtaaggcggcgaatcgttagtatgaagaggtagataaatacggccgtgaagaatctcatctttattaatctagcagacgtttcgaaggattacatgccttcattatcaatgctgtaattaaccagatagaagggtcattagactatgtaaaaatatgaaggcgttctggttttacaaaaacgtaacagaataaacaatattaacggaaaaatatatacaaaaaatatatgaacacaatagaaaaatatataaaacatattaagagacgtaaaatcaatgttaaactaaccaaaaaaaggaggtgtttatggagatgagcagtctagtgggtaaacaagggggtcgctgtggttaagttgtttagctctggttgcatcttttgtatcaggagggattctgaggtgatgaggtctaggcgggaggagtgagatgacaaaatactaaaatctgtggtagaaaaagggtgtgagtgtaactgggaatgctctcttattgcaatatactattgataattccacatcctttgttaaagaaatcacgtctctgaacttccaacaacccgtcactatggcgagttttgatgtcgagtcgttattcacaaacgtgcctctacaagagaccacggagttgatagctaacaacctggacaatacttatcttgacaaatatggtttggatacgattaccttcaaaaagttattggaaatcactgcccatcattcagtttttacgtttaacgactgcctatatgcacaaacagatggcgtagctatgggctctccacttggcccctcctatgctaatgcatttctatgtcaccatgagaaaagctggctagataactgcccgcctgaattcaaacccctacattatcgtcggtacatcgacgacactttcctgctctttaagcacccttcacacattaatctttttctagattacctaaatgccaaacaccccagcatcaaattcacctgtgaattgcaaatggacaaccaattgccatttttagatactatgatcactaacaacaatggtatcttccaaactagcatttaccgtaaacccactttcactggcctcggcctacattttctcagttacatcccgtatatttacaaaatcaatagtgtgaaaactcttataactagagcctacaatctatgtagcacctggaatgccttccataatgaactgttatttctgaaaaacttttttattactaatgggtacccattacagttgtgtgataaaattactaaaacctttctgtgtaagaaattcaccaatcaacaaattgtctccacggttaaaagagaccatagatatgttaaactaccctacatgggtgatttaagctttgaaatcagaaaacggttaaaaacgctcttgcaaattaattacccccaaattaaatttacctttgtctttagtaacaacaacacaatagctaagttcttaaaacatcctttaaatcacagctctgacttatgttctaatgtggtatacttatttacctgtcctagctgtcaagctaggtacgtgggatccacctcacgatggctatgtcaccgcatctccgaacataaaggcaagtctttcaggactggcctcccgctgagcaaaccatccttctcggcaataagagagcattcccagttacactcacaccctttttctaccacagattttagtattttgtcatctcactcctcccgcctagacctcatcacctcagaatccctcctgatacaaaagatgcaaccagagctaaacaacttaaccacagcgacccccttgtttacccactagactgctcatctccataaacacctcctttttttggttagtttaacattgattttacgtctcttaatatgttttatatatttttctattgtgttcatatattttttgtatatatttttccgttaatattgtttattctgttacgtttttgtaaaaccagaacgccttcatatttttacatagtctaatgacccttctatctggttaattacagcattgataatgaaggcatgtaatccttcgaaacgtctgctagattaataaagatgagattcttcacggccgtatttatctacctcttcatactatatatatatatatatatatatatatatatatatatatatatatatatatatatatatatatatatatatatatatgtgtgtgtatatatatatatacatatatatatacatatatatatatatttatatatatatatatatatatatatatatatatatatatatatatatatatatatatatacatatttatatttacgtagacgtacatgtatatataaatatatatatatatataaatatatatgtatatatatatatatatatacatacatatatgtgtgtgtacatgtatatatatatatatatatatatatatatatatatatatatatatatatatatatatatatatatgtatatacacacacacacatatatatacatatatatatatatatatatatatatatatatatatatatatatatatatatatatataatgtatatatatatatatacatatatatatatatatatatatatatatatatatatatatatatttatatgtatatatatatatgtatatatgtatatgtatatgtatatatatatgtatattatatatatgtatattatatatatgtatatatatatataaatttatacatttatatatatatacatatatatatatatatatatatatatatatatatatatatgtatgtatatatatgtatatatacttatatgtatatgtatatgtatatgtatatgtatatgtatatgtatatattatatatatatatatatatacatatatatatatatgtatatatatatatatatatatatatatgtatatatatatatatatatatatatatatatatatatatatatatatatgtatatatatatacacttgtatatatttaccatatatatgtatatatatgtgtgtatatatatatatatatatatatatatatatatatatatatatatatttatatatgtatttatacatatttatttatacatatgtatatatatatgtatatatatatatatatatatatatatatatatatatatatttatttatttatttatttatttatttatttatatatatgtatgtatttatacatatatatatatatatatatatatatatatatatatatatagagccagacagagagagagagagagagagagagagagagagagagagattccctttcctttatttccgtTAAAGAACTTTTCGTATGCAGAATTCTTACCTATAATCAAAGAATTTTCATATCTGAAGTCTAGGAAGATATCACTTTAATGTGTCTTATTAGTAATATGTAtacctctttttatatttttttaaagacaaTTTTTCGCTGCAGAGGATTTTCGAAATCTCGCTCtgcttatcatcatccttttggCAGCATTCGATCGTAAATTAAATACAGTGGGAGCTTGATAATGCAATCCTATTTCGTTTTCGTATGATTACTATCAGGGTTGTGGCTCTTCGCTCTCTTTGTTTTGCTACATGtcatttcttttaatctttattattcattctttgttGGATTATTATTCCTTACATATAGATTACATGATCTGGAAAAAGTCAAGGTCCAGAATAAtctcgaaaagagagagagagaaaaaaagggagagagagtgagagatagagagagagaaaagagcgagagatagagagagagaaaagagcgagagagagagagaagagcgagagagagagagaagagcgagagagagagaagagcgagagagagaggagagcgagagagagaggagagcgagagagagaggagagcgagagagagaggagagcgagagagagaggagagcgagagagagaggagagcgagagagagaggagagcgagagagagaggagagcgagagagagaggagagcgagagagagagagagagagagagagagagagagagaggagagagagagagagagagagagagagagagagagagagagagagagagagagacagacagacagacagacagacagacagagagacaggcagacagccaaaagaaaacaaaacaaaagaaaacaaaacaaaacaataaaaaaaaaacataaaactaatcataataaaagcaGACATCCAAAACAGACACATCTTCACccccttttattctttatctgcTTTTCTTCAAGACGCGAAAGTAAGTCACATTGATCCAAAGACGAAGGAAGATCTTAtcggttctctctctcgtctttgagGTTGTTATGATCAATCAGGattaggaaagagaaggaagatggaaccGTTTAAAAGTCTTGGCCGGGATTGGTTCctcgaaaaagggggaaaaaggaggaagatgtgagaaattgatgaggaaggggagggggagaagcaggaagaagagatgagggaaacggaatgggagagagagaaaatgaaaaaaagaagggggtgatggagatagaggcagggagggagagacaaaaagagagggtgggaggaagagagagagacggacagaaagtgaaagggagcgagagagagagaggggggagagggagtgagacagaaaaaaatatcggaaggagggtaaaagggagagagagagaacgtaagaaaaagagagagagggagagaaaaagaaagagagagagaacacaagagaaagagagggagggaaagggagcgagagagaacataagagaaagagagggagggagggggcgagcgagaaacaaagagggagggacgaagagagagagagagagagagaaacacacgaaAAATAGAACACCAGGAGCGATATCCAACATCTATAATGGATTTTCGCTCTCCGAACAAAAGCCAGAGTGCCACTTGAACGACAACAGTGCCAAATAAACGGTGAGAAGGCGGCACTAATTCCTGTATCGATTGCAAGGCGGACGAGGGCAATTATAGACCAGGACAGAGAATGGCAATGATTCATAAAATAGCGCGTGTTATTCTCCCTCCTGTCATGGCCTTGACAGAGGACGACGCTAATAGAtacaaggggaaagggagattaaactggtatacatatatgtgtgtgtcatgtctctgtccgtccgtctctttcactccctttgcatatatgtatactcacaaacacgcacatacacacacacacatacatatatgaatatctttatatatgtctatatttatctatatatatttatatatttttttatttacatatatatgaatgtacatatatacacacatgtatgtatgcatatagaagcataaatgtgtatatatctatctacctatctatctatatacagacatacacgcaaacacaaccaCATGCACCCACAAAGATACCCTTAGGCATGTACACATATTTCCACATGCATGTATTAGAGCGGTTTACTGGTACACTATCGGTAAAGTACCGGTATCATCAATGAGTTAGTGGTCCAAAATACCGGAACACTAGAGTACCGGACCTGAACCTGTATGGACCTAAATGAACACATTTCACATGTGTATTCTCTTGTGACTGTAGCATTTGAATTTAAGTACAATGTGCAAATTAACCTCCTGATACAGACCACAACACTGCAAGCGCCCAGACtccagaataataatgattttaaagctTGGGACGTGGaaatttcgcttttgttttcataaaaataatacctCGTAGTTCTTGCTGTGGTCactggtggtaatgatggtgaataATTATAGATCCTTTGTAATAAGCGTTATTTGAACTGTACCTGTACCTGAACCTAAAATTTGGTTAGGTACACAAGTCTAGTATGTACAGAGAaacgtgtttgcgtgcgtatatatatatatatatatatatatatatatatatatatatatatatatatatatatttatatatttatatatttatatatttatatatttatatatatatatatatatatatatatatatatacagatatatacagatatatacagatatatatacagatatatatacagatatatatgtatatatatataaatatatatatattgtatatatatatgtatatatatatattatttctatatatgtatagtatatctgtatatatatagtatatctatatatatagatatatatttatagcatatatatatatataatatatataactttattgtatatatatatatatatagtatatatatttatacagtatatatatatgtttatacagtgtatatataagcatatatatgtaaatatacatatatatatatttatatatatatatacatatatatataaatatgtatatatatatgtatatatatatatgtatatacatatatatgtatatatatatgtatatatatgtatatatatatgtataaatatatatgtatatatatatatatatatattaatatattaatatatatatatatatggatatatgtatatgtatttatatatatatatatatatatatatatatatgtatatatatatgtatatatgtatatatgtatatgtatatatatatatatatatatatatatatatatatatatatatatatatatatatatatatatatatatatatagggtgatagatagatagatagatagatagatggatagatagacagatagatatgtgtgtatatatagatatatatagatagatagatagatagactgatagataaatagagatatgtatatgtctatatatatatatatatatatatatatatatatatatatatatatactttaatatatatatatatatatatatatatatatatatatatatatcaaagtatatatacattcatatatatatatatatatatatatatatatatatatatacatatcatagtatatgtgtgtatatatatatatatatatatatatatatatatatattatagtatatatatatatatatatatatatatatatatatatataaatattaaagtatatatatatatatatatatatatatatatatatatatatatatatatatatatatacatatacacatattcatatctctatttatctatcagtctatctatctatctatctatatatatctatatatacacacatatctatctgtctatctatccatctatctatctatctatctatctatcaatatatatatatatatatatatatatatatatatatatatatatatatatatatgtatatatatatatataggttgatagatagatagatagatagatagatggatagatagacagatagatatgtgtgtatatatagatatatatagatagatagatctatctgtctatctatccatctatctatctatctatctatctatcaacctatatatatatatatatatatatatatatatatatatatatatatatatatatatatatatatatgtatgtgtgtatgtatgtatattaggtatatatatatgtgtgcgtacatgtatgtatatatagataggttgatagatggatggatggatggatggatgggtgggttcggtgggtgagtgggtggatggatggatggatggatggatggatggatggatggatggatggatggatggatggatggatggatggatagatagatagatagatagatagatagatagatagatagatagatagatagatagatagatagatagatagatagatagatagatagatagatagatggatggatggatggatggatggatggatagatagatagatagatacatgtatatacatatgtatatatatatatatatatatatatatatatatatatatatatatatatatatatatatatatatatatacatatatatatgtatatatatgtatatatatatattaatatatattaatatatatatatatatatatatattaaagtatatatatatatatatatatatatatatatatatatatatatatatatatatcaaagtatatatatattcatatatatatatatatattcatatatatatatatatatatatatatatatatatatcaaagtatatatatatatatatatatatatatatatatatatattatagtatatatatgtatatatgtattaaagtatatatatatatatatatatatatatatatatatatatatattaaagtatatatatataaatatatatatatatatatatatatatatatatatatatatatatatatatatatatatatatatatatatgtatatatatgtatatatatatgtatatatatatatatatatatatatatatatatatatatatatatatatatatatatatatatatatatatatatatatatatatatgatttgatcATCAAATCATTATCCGTAGCAGCTGTAGTAGTAGCTTAATTATCAAGATATCAacttcgtcttcttattattataattatcatcatcatcacgatcataattatcagtatcattgtttttatcatgatcattaccattattcttcttaaaattattattgttatatctattagtATAAAAAAATCTAAAGCAAATTCCAAGATCATTCTTTACTGAAAGGTTTCAAATTCCCTTACCTGGAATATAATtaaagtaaatataaacaaaaccatTTTCTGGAGATATGTCTCTATTTTCTATATTAAATAACATTGCTTTTCTTAACTATGTCAATTTTAGAATATAAATTTCGACCATAAAGCAGCTTCTGTAAATCTCTTTTTTGTCAGACCAGGCATAGGTGATAGATTGGTAGCCTTTATCAGTGCGCCAACAGGTGTNNNNNNNNNNNNNNNNNNNNNNNNNNNNNNNNNNNNNNNNNNNNNNNNNNNNNNNNNNNNNNNNNNNNNNNNNNNNNNNNNNNNNNNNNNNNNNNNNNNNNNNNNNNNNNNNNNNNNNNNNNNNNNNNNNNNNNNNNNNNNNNNNNNNNNNNNNNNNNNNNNNNNNNNNNNNNNNNNNNNNNNNNNNNNNNNNNNNNNNNNNNNNNNNNNNNNNNNNNNNNNNNNNNNNNNNNNNNNNNNNNNNNNNNNNNNNNNNNNNNNNNNNNNNNNNNNNNNNNNNNNNNNNNNNNNNNNNNNNNNNNNNNNNNNNNNNNNNNNNNNNNNNNNNNNNNNNNNNNNNNNNNNNNNNNNNNNNNNNNNNNNNNNNNNNNNNNNNNNNNNNNNNNNNNNNNNNNNNNNNNNNNNNNNNNNNNNNNNNNNNNNNNNNNNNNNNNNNNNNNNNNNNNNNNNNNNNNNNNNNNNNNNNNNNNNNNNNNNNNNNNNNNNNNNNNNNNNNNNNNAAAAGGATTTAGAGATGATAAGTACACAGACACTACGGAGAGtgagcatatatttgtatattacgcacatacgcacacacacacaaatatatatttgtgcatatatatatatatatatatatatatatatatatatatatatatatatatatatatatatatatatatatatatatataaacacacacacacacatatatatatatatatatatatatatatatatatatatatatatatatatatatatatatgtttatatatacatacatatatatgtttgtgtgtgtgtgtgcaagtgtgtttgtATAGAAAGGTATATAGAGAGTTAGACATAGATAAAATctgtataatacatgcatatacattcatgcatacccAAAGTGAGTTTGTTTCATGCGTAagtcctttgaaaaaaaaaaaaacatgtatgtatatatgtgtgtgtgtgcgaggggtgGCGAGGCATcgtgacaaagaagaaagaggggaataagaagaaaatggataaagcaCAGGACAAGGAAGGTCACGTGAGAAGCACCTCATCACGGGGATAAGGTCCCTTTGAGATAAGGCTGCCAGACCGGGGAGATAAGGATGGGAGAGTGTATTAGGGGCgcgcgaagggaagaacaaaggaTAGATAGGTGATAAGTCCGATACGCCGAGCTTACTTAGGAAAATGAAGGGCGTCGATGGATTGTTATGCAAATACAACACtacatttatcttctttttcttattctatttcttctccttgctGTGGCTTGGTCCCATTTCTTTCTacgattatcttctttttcttcttctattccttctccttgctGTAGCTTGGTCCCATTTCTTTCTacgattatcttctttttcttcttctattccttctccttgctGTGGCTTGGTCCCATTTCTTTCtacaattatctttttattcttctatttcttctccttgctGTTGCTTGGTCCCATTTCTTTCtatgattatctttttcttcttctatttcttctccttgctGTGGCTTGGTCACCTTTATTTTTCTacgattatcttctttttcttcttctattccttctccttgatGTAGCTTGGTCCCATTTCTTTTCTacgattatcttctttttcttcttctatttcttctccttgtaGCTTGGTCCCATTTCTTTCTacgattatcttctttttc includes the following:
- the LOC138860559 gene encoding uncharacterized protein, encoding MASFDVESLFTNVPLQETTELIANNLDNTYLDKYGLDTITFKKLLEITAHHSVFTFNDCLYAQTDGVAMGSPLGPSYANAFLCHHEKSWLDNCPPEFKPLHYRRYIDDTFLLFKHPSHINLFLDYLNAKHPSIKFTCELQMDNQLPFLDTMITNNNGIFQTSIYRKPTFTGLGLHFLSYIPYIYKINSVKTLITRAYNLCSTWNAFHNELLFLKNFFITNGYPLQLCDKITKTFLCKKFTNQQIVSTVKRDHRYVKLPYMGDLSFEIRKRLKTLLQINYPQIKFTFVFSNNNTIAKFLKHPLNHSSDLCSNVVYLFTCPSCQARYVGSTSRWLCHRISEHKGKSFRTGLPLSKPSFSAIREHSQLHSHPFSTTDFSILSSHSSRLDLITSESLLIQKMQPELNNLTTATPLFTH